In Labilibaculum sp. DW002, one DNA window encodes the following:
- a CDS encoding MFS transporter produces the protein MFKVKHYRYRVLAMLFMATSINYFDRSIMGVMSPELIEYFGWTKQDYSSILVVFQIAYAIGLISMGGIIDKLGTKKGYIVSIGIWSLFGMAHAAVGRGFSLIGFMAARFGLGFGEAGNFPAAIKTVAEWFPKKERAFATGIFNAATAVGAIAAPFVVGAIVYWSGGDRGEGELVNWQIPFLITGVLSAIWVYLWYRTYKKPEDHPKITKEELAYIQSDSEVETTEKLPWKSVIRKKQTWAFSIAKITDAVWWFYLFWGAIFLADNFDVKIKEMGIPFLVIYAIADTGSIFGGWLSGSLMKKGWSLNKARKVTLLICALVILPVCFVAFTESKWIAIFLIALGAAGHQAWSANIFTLASDVFPKKATASVVGIGGMVGAVAGMLFNIVLGSVLDTANNTGFFWAFLVAGSSYVILLGVVHLIMPKMQPLDENLNPIQ, from the coding sequence ATGTTCAAAGTAAAACATTATCGATATAGGGTACTGGCAATGCTATTTATGGCTACCAGCATTAACTATTTCGACAGAAGTATAATGGGGGTAATGTCACCTGAGCTTATCGAATATTTCGGTTGGACGAAACAAGATTATTCTAGTATTTTAGTCGTATTTCAAATAGCTTATGCTATAGGTCTTATTTCTATGGGCGGAATTATCGATAAACTAGGAACAAAAAAAGGATACATTGTATCCATTGGTATTTGGAGTTTATTTGGAATGGCACATGCTGCCGTAGGTCGTGGCTTTAGCTTAATCGGTTTCATGGCTGCTCGATTCGGATTGGGTTTTGGTGAGGCGGGTAACTTCCCTGCTGCTATTAAAACAGTTGCCGAATGGTTCCCGAAAAAAGAGAGAGCTTTTGCAACAGGTATTTTTAACGCAGCGACTGCTGTTGGTGCAATTGCTGCCCCATTTGTTGTGGGAGCCATTGTATACTGGAGTGGCGGAGACAGAGGCGAAGGAGAATTAGTCAATTGGCAAATTCCATTTTTAATTACTGGTGTTCTTAGTGCAATTTGGGTATACCTGTGGTATCGCACCTACAAAAAGCCTGAAGATCATCCAAAAATCACAAAAGAAGAATTAGCCTACATTCAAAGCGATTCTGAAGTAGAAACAACTGAAAAGTTGCCATGGAAAAGTGTTATTCGAAAGAAACAAACTTGGGCATTCTCTATTGCAAAAATTACCGATGCTGTTTGGTGGTTTTACCTGTTCTGGGGAGCGATCTTCTTAGCAGATAATTTCGATGTGAAAATTAAAGAAATGGGAATTCCTTTCCTTGTTATTTATGCTATAGCAGATACTGGAAGTATATTCGGTGGATGGCTATCAGGTTCATTAATGAAAAAAGGATGGTCCTTAAACAAAGCGCGTAAAGTAACGCTTTTAATTTGTGCCTTGGTAATTCTACCCGTTTGTTTTGTAGCCTTTACCGAAAGCAAATGGATTGCCATTTTCTTAATCGCATTGGGTGCTGCAGGTCATCAGGCTTGGTCGGCAAACATATTCACCTTAGCTTCCGACGTATTCCCTAAGAAAGCAACAGCTTCGGTTGTTGGTATTGGTGGAATGGTTGGTGCCGTTGCAGGTATGCTTTTCAATATCGTTTTAGGATCGGTACTGGATACTGCTAACAACACAGGATTCTTTTGGGCATTTCTTGTTGCCGGATCCAGTTATGTGATACTTCTGGGTGTGGTGCATTTAATTATGCCTAAAATGCAACCTTTAGATGAAAATCTAAATCCAATTCAATAA
- the uxuA gene encoding mannonate dehydratase, giving the protein MALEQTWRWYGPNDPISLQEIRQTGATGIVSALHHIPNGEVWTIEEIKKRIAEIEAVGLTWSVVESVPVHEDIKKRTWNFKQYIKNYKESIKNLGACGIKTICYNFMPVLDWSRTDLEFDSGDGSNSLKFEIDIFAAFDVFILKRENSRQDYSDAILERAEAKFKTMTAEAIEKITRTVIAGLPGAEESYTLESFQKVLDTYNDIDASKLKKHLHDFLSEIIPVAEQAGVLMAIHPDDPPRALLGLPRVVSTVEDALELTKVIDSPSNGITLCTGSFGAGHFNDLPEMTAKLASRINFVHLRNVSRDAEGNFFEDYLFEGDIDIPAVMRELLIEEKARKEAGRADWQIPMRPDHGNKMLDDLPKTTNPGYSLYGRMKGLAELRGLEQGLMAGIK; this is encoded by the coding sequence ATGGCATTAGAACAAACATGGAGATGGTACGGGCCAAACGATCCGATATCATTACAGGAAATTAGACAAACGGGTGCTACTGGTATTGTAAGTGCTCTTCACCATATCCCAAACGGAGAAGTTTGGACAATCGAAGAAATTAAGAAAAGAATAGCGGAAATTGAAGCTGTCGGACTCACTTGGTCGGTTGTGGAAAGTGTTCCTGTTCACGAGGATATCAAAAAACGAACATGGAACTTCAAACAGTATATTAAAAACTACAAGGAAAGTATTAAAAACCTTGGTGCTTGCGGTATCAAAACCATTTGCTACAATTTTATGCCAGTATTGGATTGGTCGAGAACCGATTTAGAGTTTGATTCGGGAGATGGATCGAATTCACTTAAATTCGAGATTGATATTTTTGCTGCTTTTGATGTTTTTATCCTGAAAAGAGAAAATTCAAGACAAGATTATTCGGATGCTATTTTGGAGAGAGCCGAGGCGAAATTCAAAACCATGACAGCCGAAGCAATCGAAAAAATTACTAGAACCGTAATCGCCGGACTTCCTGGTGCCGAGGAATCATATACATTAGAAAGTTTCCAGAAAGTATTGGATACCTATAACGACATTGATGCTAGCAAATTAAAAAAACATCTTCACGATTTCTTATCTGAGATTATTCCTGTGGCTGAACAAGCTGGTGTTCTTATGGCCATTCATCCAGATGATCCACCACGTGCTTTGCTTGGATTACCTCGCGTTGTAAGTACTGTTGAAGATGCTTTAGAGTTGACCAAAGTGATTGATTCTCCTTCTAATGGAATTACACTTTGTACAGGTTCTTTCGGAGCTGGTCATTTTAACGATCTTCCAGAAATGACTGCAAAATTGGCTTCTCGAATCAATTTTGTACACCTAAGAAATGTTAGCAGAGATGCAGAAGGAAACTTCTTCGAAGATTACTTATTCGAAGGAGATATTGACATTCCTGCTGTTATGAGAGAATTACTTATTGAAGAAAAAGCTCGTAAAGAAGCTGGCCGTGCCGATTGGCAAATTCCAATGCGTCCCGATCATGGTAACAAAATGCTAGATGACCTTCCAAAAACAACCAACCCTGGATATTCTTTATATGGAAGAATGAAAGGATTAGCTGAACTAAGAGGTTTAGAACAAGGATTAATGGCTGGTATTAAATAA
- a CDS encoding GH92 family glycosyl hydrolase, with the protein MTRWINIVIILYCFLTIVGCTEKPESVDYTKYVDPFIGTQHEGHCFPGATTPMGMVQVSPESYNNYYKGYEMDHVTGYQFNDPWLIGFTQTHLNGVGCPSMSDILLMPFGKKDIDPSSRFNYRSTYQKENEIATPGYYRVYLDDHNVNVELTAAEHSAYHRYTYDHADSAKLLVDLQYGVSWDINSISSNVLEANQQFNDEYTLTGYRKGSVWAPRDLFYVMKFNKKITSKSILSAPENKEEKAPRYILGFDMEANNQLEVLIGVSTVGVNEAKENLEAEITAWNSFDKIRKQSKQKWNKILRKIDVEGSKDEKIAFYTSLYHLFIQPTNIADVNGKYRTASNEVKDASCGKFYSTLSLWDTYRAANPMYTILSPELVGDMLTSMLDSYTTMTIDPDNPKEANRYLPRWQLWGKETHTMVGNHAVPVFVDAYLKGIKPINYTDEQMFEAVWTSVTKPHYRNHVELIDSFGYIPYDAKRSSIDDGKETVSRLLENIYDDHCASLLAKELGKKKEFDFLINRAGFYKNVYHSESGFMRGRNAKGEFKENIDLTEVVGEWVEGSDFTEGNAYHYQFHVQHDVPGLVNLMGGENAIATKLDSMFYSSSKPEVKTLVWNIHGTMGQYWHGNEPCHHVPYLYKYSSKPQETDKIVKTLVDDYYHNRPDGLMGNDDCGQMSAWYMFSSLGFYPVDPCGGEYILGAPQISKAVINLPNGKEFTMEAKNLSDENHIVQSVTLNGAPLDRRYITHKEIVNGGILVFQMGCKD; encoded by the coding sequence ATGACTCGTTGGATAAATATTGTTATCATTTTATATTGTTTTTTGACAATTGTTGGATGCACAGAAAAGCCAGAAAGTGTTGACTATACGAAATACGTAGATCCATTTATTGGAACCCAGCACGAAGGGCATTGTTTTCCAGGTGCTACAACTCCTATGGGAATGGTTCAGGTAAGTCCAGAATCATACAATAATTATTACAAAGGCTACGAAATGGATCATGTTACGGGTTATCAATTTAATGATCCTTGGTTAATCGGATTTACCCAAACACACTTAAATGGAGTAGGTTGCCCATCCATGTCTGATATTTTACTAATGCCTTTTGGAAAAAAGGATATTGATCCATCATCACGTTTTAATTATCGTTCTACCTATCAAAAAGAGAATGAAATTGCTACTCCTGGATATTATAGAGTTTATTTGGATGATCACAATGTAAATGTAGAATTGACAGCGGCAGAGCATAGCGCATATCATCGATATACATACGACCATGCCGATTCTGCGAAACTTTTGGTTGATTTGCAATATGGGGTTTCATGGGATATTAATTCCATTTCAAGTAATGTTCTAGAAGCAAATCAGCAATTTAATGATGAATATACCTTAACAGGTTATCGAAAAGGAAGTGTTTGGGCACCCCGTGATTTATTTTATGTGATGAAGTTCAATAAAAAGATCACAAGTAAAAGTATCCTATCAGCTCCAGAAAATAAGGAGGAGAAAGCACCAAGATATATCCTTGGGTTTGATATGGAAGCGAACAATCAGCTTGAAGTTCTGATTGGAGTTTCAACAGTAGGAGTAAATGAGGCAAAAGAAAATTTAGAAGCAGAAATTACTGCTTGGAATAGCTTTGACAAAATTCGTAAGCAATCAAAGCAGAAGTGGAATAAGATTCTAAGGAAGATTGATGTTGAGGGTAGTAAAGATGAAAAAATAGCTTTTTACACTTCTCTTTACCATTTGTTTATTCAGCCAACGAATATTGCAGATGTAAACGGAAAATACAGAACAGCTAGTAATGAAGTTAAAGATGCTTCTTGCGGAAAATTCTATTCCACATTGTCCTTATGGGATACTTATAGAGCTGCTAATCCAATGTACACTATTTTAAGTCCCGAATTGGTTGGAGATATGCTTACTTCAATGCTTGATAGTTATACTACAATGACTATTGATCCTGATAATCCGAAAGAAGCAAATAGGTATTTACCTCGCTGGCAATTATGGGGAAAGGAGACGCACACAATGGTGGGTAATCATGCTGTTCCTGTATTTGTTGATGCTTATTTGAAAGGAATAAAACCAATAAATTATACCGACGAACAAATGTTCGAGGCAGTTTGGACATCCGTTACAAAACCTCACTATCGTAATCATGTTGAGTTGATAGATTCATTTGGATACATTCCTTATGATGCAAAACGATCCTCTATTGATGATGGAAAAGAAACGGTTTCAAGATTATTGGAGAATATCTATGACGATCATTGTGCTAGTTTACTTGCTAAGGAATTGGGTAAGAAGAAGGAGTTTGATTTTCTAATCAACAGAGCTGGATTTTATAAGAACGTTTACCATTCTGAAAGTGGATTCATGAGAGGCAGAAATGCCAAAGGTGAATTCAAAGAGAATATTGATCTTACGGAAGTAGTTGGTGAATGGGTAGAAGGATCTGATTTTACAGAAGGTAACGCTTATCATTATCAATTTCATGTACAACATGATGTTCCTGGTTTAGTTAACTTGATGGGTGGAGAAAATGCCATTGCTACAAAATTAGATTCGATGTTTTATTCTAGCTCAAAACCAGAGGTGAAAACATTAGTTTGGAATATTCATGGCACAATGGGACAATATTGGCATGGAAATGAGCCTTGTCATCACGTGCCATATTTGTACAAGTATAGTTCTAAACCTCAGGAAACAGATAAGATTGTAAAAACTTTGGTTGATGATTATTATCACAACAGACCAGATGGATTAATGGGGAACGATGATTGTGGACAAATGTCTGCGTGGTACATGTTTTCATCATTAGGATTCTATCCTGTAGATCCATGCGGTGGAGAATACATTTTAGGAGCACCTCAAATAAGTAAGGCAGTAATTAATCTGCCAAATGGAAAAGAGTTTACAATGGAAGCAAAAAATCTGAGCGATGAGAATCACATTGTACAATCTGTAACGCTAAATGGTGCGCCTCTTGATAGAAGATACATCACACATAAGGAAATTGTTAATGGAGGAATACTTGTTTTTCAAATGGGATGTAAAGATTAA
- a CDS encoding bifunctional 4-hydroxy-2-oxoglutarate aldolase/2-dehydro-3-deoxy-phosphogluconate aldolase, with the protein MARFSRIEVALKMKETGMIPVFFHKDLEVCKEVVRACYKGGVRVFEFVNRGDFAHEVFEALLKWSAKECPDLILGIGSVIDAGTTSLYLQLGANFVVSPILNAEMAKVCNRRKVAWSPGCGSLTEISYAEELGAEVVKIFPGEQVGGPEFVSAVKGPFPWSSIMPTGGVKPEEENLKKWFKAGVHCVGMGSQLISKEMIESGKFDELSSKVKQALEIIKSIRKYNAY; encoded by the coding sequence ATGGCAAGATTTTCCAGAATAGAAGTTGCTTTGAAAATGAAAGAAACAGGAATGATTCCCGTTTTTTTCCATAAAGATTTAGAAGTTTGTAAAGAGGTTGTAAGAGCATGTTACAAAGGTGGTGTAAGAGTTTTTGAGTTTGTTAATCGTGGAGATTTCGCACATGAAGTTTTTGAAGCCTTACTTAAATGGTCTGCAAAAGAATGTCCTGATCTGATTTTAGGTATTGGTTCAGTAATTGATGCAGGAACAACCTCATTATATTTGCAATTAGGAGCAAATTTTGTGGTTTCACCGATTTTAAATGCAGAGATGGCTAAGGTCTGTAACCGTAGAAAAGTTGCCTGGTCACCTGGGTGTGGTTCCTTAACAGAGATTTCTTACGCTGAAGAGTTAGGTGCTGAAGTTGTTAAGATTTTCCCTGGTGAACAAGTTGGAGGTCCTGAGTTTGTAAGTGCTGTAAAAGGTCCTTTCCCATGGTCGTCGATAATGCCAACGGGAGGTGTAAAGCCTGAAGAAGAGAACTTAAAGAAATGGTTCAAGGCAGGTGTTCATTGTGTAGGAATGGGATCTCAGCTTATTAGCAAAGAAATGATTGAATCTGGTAAGTTTGATGAATTATCATCTAAAGTAAAGCAGGCTTTAGAAATTATTAAAAGCATAAGAAAGTACAATGCTTATTGA
- a CDS encoding sugar kinase codes for MIKGKVVTFGEVMLRLATPGYLRFNQTSEFNATFGGGEANVAVSLANYGIESNFVTRLPKNDIARSCEMDLKKFGVNTDDIVYGGERLGIYFLETGAVSRGSKVVYDRAHSAISEIEKGMIDWDKVFEGVAWFHWTGITPAISQGAADVCLEAIQKANEKGITVSCDLNYRKNLWNYGKTAGEIMPALVAGTDIVLGNEEDAEKVLGVKPKGVDVTGGRVDADAYLSVSKQIMKQYPRCKKVITTLRGSINANHNSWSGVLYDGKELFKASNTYQITDIVDRVGGGDSFMGGLVYGLLTWPGRDQKALNFAVAASCLKHTIYGDYNQVTVEDVAKLMDGDASGRVAR; via the coding sequence ATGATAAAAGGAAAAGTAGTAACGTTTGGAGAGGTGATGTTGAGGTTAGCAACACCTGGTTATTTACGTTTCAATCAAACGTCAGAATTTAATGCAACTTTTGGTGGAGGAGAAGCTAATGTTGCAGTTTCTTTAGCCAATTATGGTATTGAATCAAATTTTGTAACTCGTTTGCCAAAAAATGATATCGCGAGATCTTGCGAAATGGATTTGAAAAAGTTTGGTGTTAACACCGATGATATTGTTTATGGCGGAGAACGTTTGGGGATATATTTTCTTGAAACAGGAGCGGTAAGTCGCGGTAGTAAAGTTGTTTACGATAGAGCTCATTCGGCAATTTCCGAAATTGAAAAAGGAATGATCGATTGGGATAAAGTGTTTGAAGGAGTAGCATGGTTTCACTGGACTGGTATTACTCCTGCTATTTCTCAAGGAGCGGCAGATGTATGTTTGGAAGCAATTCAAAAAGCAAATGAAAAGGGCATTACAGTTTCTTGTGATTTAAATTATCGTAAGAATTTATGGAATTACGGAAAAACAGCTGGAGAAATTATGCCTGCATTAGTTGCTGGTACTGATATTGTTTTGGGTAATGAGGAAGATGCAGAGAAAGTCTTAGGTGTTAAGCCCAAAGGTGTTGATGTGACAGGTGGTCGTGTTGATGCTGACGCATACCTTTCCGTTTCGAAACAAATCATGAAGCAATATCCTCGTTGTAAGAAAGTAATTACAACTTTAAGAGGTTCTATTAATGCCAATCATAATTCATGGTCAGGTGTTTTATATGATGGGAAAGAGTTGTTTAAGGCAAGTAATACCTATCAAATTACCGATATTGTTGACCGTGTTGGTGGTGGCGATTCATTTATGGGAGGATTGGTTTATGGACTACTAACCTGGCCTGGCAGAGATCAAAAAGCCTTAAATTTTGCCGTTGCAGCATCTTGCTTAAAGCACACCATTTATGGCGATTACAATCAAGTTACTGTAGAGGACGTTGCTAAATTAATGGATGGTGATGCTTCAGGACGTGTAGCGCGATAA
- a CDS encoding glycosyl hydrolase-related protein, with product MKTRTNLRLKIVLLTILSITLFSSGKLQAHESAGKSQIHNVNDNYHLYQICKNDVEGFTSQLSGGMYGYPALRSDIRDAMIARASTGKAGFEFLTAKVPTDLKEEMVNFFFYSDIDLNNLYPYDIKVNGQPLLTFVADKNGKLQIKNSVGNANAQYYLYRRDANGDGVGAFRLSVPAKMLVKGEKAKISVFGHAKGTNAWFMLFKVPNAIQWLKKAALNDVSFSIKQFADKLLIDAPARLVGQKVYVISDGKKSKAGTFKLQGETAKASVTSLAPKKSFQIVYGKDKFEVEFEKGDGVINENVVKGDYFYASHAHSHNGWLGDLSKRYRPDFFDAYTPLFQNKYEKGLISIMNSSHQDIAWMDNPEACIIERDTLLFTPILKDAFERSDYGFDVEDGLMIREYIERHPESQAKITELLKRKLLSVGATYNCPYEDMYDGEDLVRQLYLGKKWVKKNFGGYDSKVYWNVDVPGKTMQLPQILSKAGVNYMIISRHAKSMTHWESPDGSTVFTYSPGHYGEDLIHLSKGIDEKVKYGAEQIEWWSQYFKGGETQTPLLSSQDMLPAIDYTEFIEEWNETETVLDENGKEQNVYFPHMELMTVDEFMPLAEQHATTIDTIRGERPNVWVYIHGPAHHDALTASRKASKLLPAAEKFLTVASFMDEEKMPYPFEDLDKGWQAKIYPDHGWGGHDGDITDNLFKESLVESQVIGEKLLGKATNFIAQRVKTQEKKGIPVVLFNSLSWERTDPVTVSVDLPKGKANGLSVISSNKVNVPVQFTKVIKHADGSIKHAEIVFIAENLPSVGYKTYYLKPEMKSNVSMEVAKYNSEYENDFYKVTFADGGIDQVYDKELKKNLFTTNEFKVGEIFTLQSEGNGAGEFGDVQQPFMKNFDQVSIHNPKWKLVASGEVFSTYRLEQEIRHAKVEKNVTIYHKLKRIQFDNKLHNWDGEMYREFRTAYPIAIENSTVCHEVPYGTVQVGRDEINSAGERYTPLCKDVHPRAIMDWISAEDKEHVVTLSSSVAAADWINPTKDGDADLLQHVLLASRKSCHWAGNEYSQAGSHSYSHILTSNKVGDVAGSRVSKQFNEPITVVVNPEKSTKANLAENVEFFSIDQENVIVTAIKKAEDSEALVVRLYDTEGKEVSVNLKSFFGLENLQHTNIIEEYPKAVKQIKVTPFAIETYQLDVK from the coding sequence ATGAAGACAAGGACTAATTTAAGATTGAAAATTGTTTTACTTACGATACTAAGTATTACACTATTTTCTTCGGGAAAATTGCAGGCGCATGAAAGTGCTGGGAAAAGTCAGATTCACAATGTAAATGATAATTACCATCTGTATCAGATTTGCAAAAATGATGTGGAAGGTTTTACTAGTCAACTTAGTGGTGGTATGTACGGATATCCTGCTTTACGCAGTGATATTAGAGATGCTATGATTGCTAGAGCATCAACTGGAAAAGCAGGTTTTGAATTTTTAACAGCAAAAGTTCCTACCGATTTAAAAGAGGAAATGGTTAATTTCTTTTTCTATTCGGATATTGATTTGAACAATTTGTATCCTTATGATATTAAAGTGAATGGACAGCCATTGCTTACATTTGTTGCTGATAAAAACGGTAAACTTCAAATTAAGAATAGTGTAGGAAATGCGAATGCTCAATATTACTTGTACCGAAGAGATGCTAATGGTGATGGAGTAGGAGCATTTCGTTTAAGCGTACCAGCTAAAATGTTGGTGAAAGGCGAAAAAGCAAAGATTTCGGTTTTCGGTCATGCGAAAGGAACCAATGCATGGTTTATGCTGTTTAAGGTGCCAAATGCTATTCAGTGGCTAAAGAAAGCTGCATTAAATGATGTTTCATTTTCGATTAAGCAGTTTGCAGATAAGTTACTAATTGACGCTCCTGCTCGATTGGTTGGACAGAAAGTTTATGTAATTTCTGATGGTAAGAAAAGTAAGGCTGGGACTTTTAAATTACAAGGTGAAACAGCTAAAGCTTCTGTTACTTCTTTAGCGCCAAAGAAATCGTTTCAAATTGTTTACGGAAAAGATAAATTTGAGGTAGAGTTTGAAAAAGGTGATGGTGTAATTAATGAAAATGTTGTTAAGGGAGATTATTTCTATGCTTCTCATGCTCATTCACATAATGGTTGGTTAGGAGATTTATCAAAACGGTACCGACCAGATTTTTTTGATGCTTATACTCCACTTTTCCAGAATAAATACGAAAAAGGGCTGATTTCAATTATGAATTCTAGTCATCAGGATATTGCATGGATGGATAATCCAGAGGCTTGTATTATTGAGAGAGATACATTGCTTTTTACTCCAATTCTTAAGGATGCTTTTGAGCGTAGTGATTATGGATTTGATGTTGAGGATGGATTAATGATAAGAGAATACATCGAGCGTCATCCTGAATCTCAAGCAAAAATAACTGAACTGTTAAAGCGTAAATTGCTTTCTGTTGGGGCTACTTATAATTGCCCATACGAAGATATGTACGATGGTGAGGATTTAGTTCGCCAGCTTTATTTGGGTAAAAAATGGGTGAAGAAAAATTTTGGAGGCTACGATTCTAAAGTATATTGGAATGTTGATGTTCCTGGTAAAACAATGCAGTTGCCTCAAATTTTGAGTAAGGCAGGTGTAAATTATATGATTATCAGTCGTCATGCTAAAAGTATGACTCATTGGGAAAGTCCTGATGGAAGTACAGTATTTACATATTCGCCGGGGCATTATGGTGAAGATTTAATTCACTTGTCAAAAGGCATTGATGAGAAAGTAAAGTATGGTGCTGAACAAATAGAATGGTGGAGTCAGTACTTTAAAGGAGGTGAAACCCAAACGCCTCTATTGTCAAGTCAGGATATGCTTCCTGCTATTGATTATACTGAATTTATTGAGGAATGGAACGAAACTGAAACTGTTCTTGATGAAAATGGGAAAGAACAGAATGTATACTTCCCTCATATGGAATTAATGACTGTTGATGAGTTTATGCCATTGGCTGAACAACACGCAACAACAATTGATACAATTAGAGGAGAACGTCCTAATGTTTGGGTTTATATTCACGGACCAGCTCATCACGATGCGTTAACAGCTAGTCGTAAAGCTTCAAAATTGTTACCTGCTGCCGAGAAATTCTTAACTGTTGCTTCTTTTATGGATGAGGAAAAAATGCCTTACCCATTTGAAGATCTAGACAAAGGATGGCAAGCTAAAATTTATCCTGATCATGGTTGGGGTGGACACGATGGTGATATAACTGACAACTTGTTCAAAGAAAGTTTAGTTGAGTCTCAAGTGATTGGTGAAAAATTACTAGGTAAGGCAACTAACTTTATTGCTCAGCGTGTGAAAACACAAGAGAAAAAAGGAATTCCTGTAGTACTATTTAATAGCCTTTCTTGGGAAAGAACAGATCCTGTAACTGTTAGTGTAGATTTACCAAAAGGTAAAGCGAACGGGTTAAGTGTTATTTCTTCAAACAAAGTGAATGTGCCAGTTCAGTTTACCAAAGTCATTAAACATGCTGATGGAAGTATTAAGCATGCAGAAATCGTATTTATTGCTGAAAATCTTCCTTCTGTAGGTTACAAAACTTACTATTTGAAACCAGAAATGAAAAGCAATGTTTCAATGGAAGTTGCTAAGTACAATTCTGAGTATGAAAATGATTTCTATAAAGTTACATTCGCAGATGGTGGAATCGATCAGGTGTACGATAAAGAGCTAAAGAAAAACTTGTTTACGACCAACGAATTTAAGGTTGGCGAGATTTTTACTCTTCAATCGGAAGGAAACGGTGCAGGTGAATTTGGTGATGTTCAGCAACCATTCATGAAAAACTTCGATCAAGTAAGTATCCACAATCCAAAGTGGAAGCTGGTTGCATCGGGAGAAGTCTTCTCAACTTACCGTTTAGAGCAAGAAATTAGACATGCGAAAGTGGAGAAAAATGTTACCATTTACCACAAGCTGAAGCGCATTCAATTCGATAATAAATTACACAATTGGGATGGTGAAATGTATCGTGAGTTCAGAACTGCATATCCTATAGCTATTGAAAATTCTACTGTTTGTCATGAAGTTCCTTATGGAACAGTTCAGGTTGGTAGAGATGAGATTAACAGTGCTGGTGAGCGTTACACTCCTCTTTGTAAAGATGTTCATCCAAGAGCAATTATGGATTGGATTTCTGCAGAAGATAAAGAACATGTAGTCACATTAAGTTCTTCTGTTGCTGCTGCCGATTGGATCAATCCAACTAAAGATGGTGATGCTGATTTATTACAGCACGTATTATTGGCAAGTAGAAAATCATGTCACTGGGCAGGTAATGAATATTCTCAAGCTGGAAGTCACTCATACAGCCACATTTTAACTTCTAACAAAGTTGGTGATGTTGCTGGATCAAGAGTTTCTAAGCAGTTTAATGAGCCTATTACAGTAGTTGTAAATCCTGAAAAATCTACAAAAGCAAACTTGGCAGAAAACGTAGAATTCTTTAGTATCGATCAAGAAAATGTAATCGTTACGGCAATTAAGAAAGCTGAAGATAGCGAAGCATTAGTTGTTCGTTTATATGATACTGAAGGAAAAGAAGTAAGTGTGAATTTGAAGTCTTTCTTTGGATTAGAGAATTTACAACACACAAATATTATTGAAGAATATCCAAAAGCGGTGAAGCAAATTAAAGTAACACCCTTTGCAATTGAAACTTATCAGCTAGACGTAAAATAA